TATTTGCGGGTCTAATTTTTTTATATCTTTAATTTTACTTAAGTAAAATCTTAAAGACCTAACATTGAGATTTTTATAAATTCTGAAATTATGTTGTATCTTATCACCTTTTTTGAAATTTCGAAATAGTATATATATAACTTCGAAAAATATATTTTTTGCAAACAATATATATAGATTTTGCAAAAAAAAATAAAGTGAAGGTGGAATGGTGTATAAAATATGTCCTAAGTGTTATTCGATTGTAAGAGTTTTCGACCGTGATTTTATCAACGGGGTTATAAGACCGGTTAAAGTTCCAGAGTGCTGCGGGTTTTTCCTTACTCCATATATTTATAAATCCGCGGAATGTTCAAACATCCAGAAATTAAAAACAACTGCGGGAGCACTCGCAAAAATGATGAAACTAAATGAAGAACAGAAAGCACAGTTTTTTAAAAACATTATTGAATTTAAAAGAATGTACAACGCACAGAAAGACTACAAAATATTAGAATTAGCCTTAAACTCATTAGATATTAAAACCCTGTATTCATTACCCGAATTAATAGAATCCCCTTTCAAATCAAGAAAGGTACTTCCAAAAGAAACCAAACCCGCGCAAAAGGAACAAAAACCCGAAGTAAAAAAACCCATAAAGAAAGAAGAGCCTAAATTAATTAAAAAAGACTCTCCAGAATACATAAAATACAGATTAGGCATGATAAACGGGAATTCTTTAAATGATAGTGAAAAAATCAACTGGAACAAAATAAAAGTTTAAGAGGGAGATTATGAAGCAACATTTTACACTTATAAAACCAATGGATGCAAAAGCTGTGAGATACTATTTTCATAAATTGGAGAATTTAAACGATGAAATAGATTTAGACATTTTGATTAAAGCTATAACTACAAACAAACCATTTAAAAGACCTTTAACCCTTACAGAAGAAGAAGAGGGAATTATTAATAGATATGGGAGGGCTACAAACACATTAACTAATTATATGATATTAAAAGAATCAAAAACCCACGTATAGGTGTTTAATATGGAAAATAATATATCTAATATAAGGAAAACCTTTTTATTATGTCGTGAGGTCTCCGCTAAAGATATTAGATACTATTTGTATAAATTGGAGAATTTAGGCGAGATAAACCCCGAAGTATTAGCAAAAGCGGAAAACTGCGAAAAACCAAAAAAATTATTATTGACATTGGGTAAGCATGATAGAAGAATTGTTGAAAAATACGGAAAAATGACAAATACACTTTTAAATTACCAATTAATAACAGAATATCCCGAAGGGGTAGAATATGAATGAAATAATTGATAATTACAGAAAAGAAAGGGAATTAAGGGGGATAAGCCCGAAAACATTGCAGAGCGAAATATTTAATTTAAAATATTTCTTATCTTTTTGTAAAGATAATAATTTATCGCTTTTTTCATTGAATACCTGTGATTTTGAGTTATTTTTTAATAATCTAAAATATAATCGTAATTGTAGTAAATCTACCCAAAAAAATTATTTTATAATGCTAAAACATTTATTTAGATACTTGAAAATAGATAATTTCAAAGATTATGAAGTAAAAGCAATAAACAACAAGATATATTCTATTAAAAAAGTAGAACACTATGATATATTAGATTTAGAGACTTATAAAAACATATTAAGGGAAATATTAAAAAGGGAAAGTAGAACAGGCATTAGGGACGCATTAATTATAAAAATATTGTGGGAAACAGGCTGTACACGTTCTGAAGTTGTAAAATTACAAAATAAAGATTTTGCATTAGAAACAGGTATTTTAAGAATAAAAAATAGAAAAGGATATCTAAATAATAAAGATAGAAACGTGATTGTATCAGAAAACACAGTTAAATTAATTAATAAATAC
This genomic interval from Methanococcus maripaludis C5 contains the following:
- a CDS encoding DUF2540 domain-containing protein, translated to MENNISNIRKTFLLCREVSAKDIRYYLYKLENLGEINPEVLAKAENCEKPKKLLLTLGKHDRRIVEKYGKMTNTLLNYQLITEYPEGVEYE
- a CDS encoding site-specific integrase, with product MNEIIDNYRKERELRGISPKTLQSEIFNLKYFLSFCKDNNLSLFSLNTCDFELFFNNLKYNRNCSKSTQKNYFIMLKHLFRYLKIDNFKDYEVKAINNKIYSIKKVEHYDILDLETYKNILREILKRESRTGIRDALIIKILWETGCTRSEVVKLQNKDFALETGILRIKNRKGYLNNKDRNVIVSENTVKLINKYVFENVKKGPNDYIFQNEKNMNGNPVKPDFITHVFKTAVDTLKDNKIIPKDKNIVLQSLRYGRAQELYDKGVAIENIKTLLGSKYIETILKRDIEENKNKVLEDIQKLL
- a CDS encoding DUF2540 domain-containing protein — its product is MKQHFTLIKPMDAKAVRYYFHKLENLNDEIDLDILIKAITTNKPFKRPLTLTEEEEGIINRYGRATNTLTNYMILKESKTHV